In a single window of the Elaeis guineensis isolate ETL-2024a chromosome 6, EG11, whole genome shotgun sequence genome:
- the LOC105046793 gene encoding uncharacterized protein: MPGKANSISSTAHQIPAAPAPSLLMPLPPWKAALAPSPPLPPATNTIGDISPPLCLPFLIINGKDGQDHSWGHISLQALDLSCGALDCVGWDHLCLSDHNLIINDDSAMVVTWIWRCVQDDAVHPLLRDIAILLIDCANITLRYNFRETNSAADWVVAFVAEHSNSLLWMNVGKIQG, encoded by the coding sequence ATGCCAGGAAAGGCCAATAGCATCTCCTCTACAGCTCACCAGATTCCAGCTGCTCCAGCACCGTCTTTACTCATGCCACTTCCTCCTTGGAAAGCAGCATTGGCGCCATCACCACCACTGCCACCAGCAACCAATACCATAGGCGATATTTCGCCGCCTCTGTGTTTACCATTCCTGATTATCAATGGTAAAGATGGTCAGGACCATTCATGGGGGCACATATCTCTTCAAGCCCTCGATCTCAGCTGCGGAGCTTTAGATTGTGTGGGCTGGGATCACTTATGCTTGTCAGatcacaatctaattattaacgATGACTCGGCTATGGTTGTGACTTGGATTTGGAGGTGTGTGCAGGATGACGCCGTCCATCCCCTTCTTCGAGACATAGCGATCTTACTGATCGATTGTGCGAACATCACTCTCAGGTATAATTTCCGAGAGACGAACTCAGCAGCTGACTGGGTGGTGGCTTTTGTTGCAGAGCACTCTAATTCATTACTTTGGATGAATGTGGGCAAGATCCAAGGGTAG
- the LOC105046794 gene encoding uncharacterized protein, whose amino-acid sequence MTLVAGSYEKFIWGFSLKTLKPGAGETLALKPLFSYPSHTAPIKSVAVAGPVAASGGADDAIKIYDLASAAELGSLLDHGGAVTALAFYTSPLAPFLPRNLLSASDDGAVCIYDADPFVHLKTVSAHRRGVVDLAVHPSGRVALTVGRDSCLAMLNLVRGRRSFSCRLAQEASIVRYEPEGGERFFMVAEERISVHDSEDARLIHELDAPKRVLCIAPAENGLLFTGGEDRSVTAWDTASGKVAYCIQDAHSTRVKGLVVFKKSSDGQNSEISNFISSASSDGVIRIWDVRMTSNEKPNPLAEANTKSRLTCLAGSSMK is encoded by the exons atgacGCTGGTGGCGGGCTCCTACGAGAAGTTCATTTGGGGCTTCTCCCTCAAAACCCTAAAACCCGGTGCCGGCGAAACCCTAGCCCTCAAGCCCCTCTTCTCCTACCCCTCACACACCGCCCCCATCAAGTCCGTTGCTGTCGCCGGGCCCGTCGCCGCGTCTGGCGGCGCCGACGACGCCATCAAGATCTACGACCTCGCCTCCGCCGCCGAGCTCGGCAGCCTCCTCGACCATGGCGGCGCAGTCACCGCTCTCGCCTTCTACACCTCCCCACTCGCCCCCTTCCTCCCCCGCAACCTCCTCAGCGCCTCCGACGATGGCGCCGTCTGCATATATGACGCCGATCCCTTCGTCCACCTCAAGACCGTCTCCGCCCATCGCCGGGGCGTCGTCGACCTCGCCGTCCACCCCTCTGGGAGGGTGGCGCTCACCGTGGGCCGGGACTCCTGCCTCGCCATGCTCAACCTGGTGAGGGGAAGGCGGAGCTTCTCCTGCCGGTTGGCCCAGGAGGCGTCCATCGTCAGATACGAACCGGAGGGCGGGGAGAGGTTCTTCATGGTGGCGGAGGAGAGAATTTCGGTGCACGATTCTGAGGACGCGAGGTTGATCCatgagttggacgccccaaagaGGGTCCTCTGCATTGCACCTGCTGAG AATGGACTACTTTTTACTGGTGGAGAGGACCGCTCTGTCACTGCTTGGGATACAGCAAGTGGGAAGGTTGCATACTGTATTCAGGATGCGCATTCTACTCGTGTAAAAGGCCTTGTTGTTTTCAAGAAAAGTAGTGATGGTCAGAATTCtgaaatatctaattttatatcttctgcaTCATCTGATGGTGTCATACGAATTTGGGATGTTCGGATGACCTCAAATGAGAAACCAAATCCACTGGCAGAGGCAAACACAAAATCTAGGTTGACTTGTCTTGCTGGTTCATCTATGAAAT GA
- the LOC140858819 gene encoding uncharacterized protein, whose protein sequence is MEPYNETTDPIDHLKNFRSLMLLQGANDAILYRAFSLTLRKEACHWYSNMQPNSMDSFHQLSQIFVAHFVSSHRQCHNSDFLVSIKQKDNEPLWNYINRFNAATLEVQNLDQSVAMTALKVRLLQNDLLFSLNLNYPKNFTKVLERAERYAQVDEAWDWQGENFGGGLQSNDGQGRKKDYQRV, encoded by the coding sequence ATGGAGCCGTACAACGAAACTACTGACCCAATAGACCACCTAAAGAATTTCAGATCCCTCATGCTCTTACAAGGGGCTAATGATGCAATTCTTTATCGAGCTTTCTCTTTGACCCTGAGGAAGGAGGCTTGCCACTGGTATTCAAATATGCAACCGAACTCCATGGACTCCTTCCATCAGCTAAGCCAAATATTTGTAGCACACTTCGTTAGCAGCCATCGGCAATGCCACAACTCAGACTTCCTTGTTAGCATAAAGCAGAAGGATAATGAGCCACTCTGGAACTACATCAACCGTTTTAATGCTGCAACCTTAGAGGTGCAGAACTTAGATCAGTCTGTTGCAATGACTGCACTGAAGGTCAGGCTTCTCCAAAACGATCTCCTCTTCTCACTCAACTTAAATTATCCAAAGAACTTCACGAAAGTATTGGAGCGGGCAGAGAGGTATGCTCAAGTTGATGAAGCCTGGGATTGGCAAGGGGAGAACTTTGGTGGTGGATTGCAGTCGAATGATGGACAAGGAAGGAAGAAAGATTATCAACGAGTGTAG